In the Gaiellales bacterium genome, one interval contains:
- a CDS encoding thiamine pyrophosphate-dependent enzyme, with product MADTVSDALLARLIDWGVDTIFGIPGDGINGFMEALRKRRDEVRFVHTRHEETAALAACAYAKFTGRLGVCLSTAAPGAIHLLNGLYDAMVDQAPVLAITGMTYHDLIGTRYLQDLNHDYLFADVASFNQRLMGPGHVENVANLACRSALANRSVSHICIPIDFQVMEMDESDRFARNVPGHTAGPEGFAPPRPVPPQPHLERAAEILRGKTKVAILAGAGARGAGAELEELAERLGAVIVKALLGKECVPDDSPFVTGGTGVVGTRPSQEAFAACDALIIVGSSFPYIEFLPQPGQPVCVQIDDRPERIGLRHPADVGLVGDARTTLQELIPMVERNDDRSFLEGMQESVRDWWELMENRGTREEVPMKPQVPLWHLHDLLDDDAIVCGDSGTVTTWIARWKLRARQRFSFSGTMCSMMAALPYAIGAQAAYPGRQVVAYTGDGSLTMMMGDLATLAQEQLPVKVIVNKNCTLGLIKWEQQIFLGNPEYGCDFNDVDFVKIAEGCGLRAVRIDDPARCRDQLAAALEMDGPALIECVTDPHEPPHPPQITPEQRKLFAEALLHGEEHRRRIALTVGRDMLHESDLTASPYGIPGRIKEKVGDLLPGGDGE from the coding sequence ATGGCCGACACCGTCTCCGATGCGCTGCTGGCGCGGCTGATCGACTGGGGCGTCGACACGATCTTCGGGATCCCCGGCGACGGCATCAACGGGTTCATGGAGGCGCTGCGCAAACGCCGGGACGAGGTGCGGTTCGTCCACACCCGCCACGAGGAGACGGCCGCGCTCGCCGCCTGCGCCTACGCCAAGTTCACCGGCCGGCTCGGGGTGTGCCTTTCGACGGCGGCGCCCGGCGCGATCCACCTCCTGAACGGCCTCTACGACGCCATGGTCGACCAGGCGCCGGTGCTCGCGATCACCGGGATGACCTACCACGACCTCATCGGCACGCGGTACCTGCAGGACCTGAACCACGACTACCTGTTCGCCGACGTGGCGTCGTTCAACCAGCGCCTGATGGGGCCAGGGCACGTCGAGAACGTCGCCAACCTGGCCTGCCGCAGCGCGCTCGCGAACCGAAGCGTCAGCCACATCTGCATCCCGATCGACTTCCAGGTGATGGAGATGGACGAGAGCGACCGCTTCGCCCGCAACGTGCCCGGCCACACCGCCGGGCCGGAGGGGTTCGCGCCGCCGCGGCCCGTGCCGCCCCAGCCCCACCTCGAACGGGCGGCCGAGATCCTGCGCGGGAAGACGAAGGTGGCGATCCTGGCCGGAGCGGGCGCCCGTGGCGCCGGCGCGGAGCTCGAGGAGCTGGCCGAGAGGCTCGGCGCCGTGATCGTGAAGGCCCTGCTCGGCAAGGAGTGCGTGCCCGACGACAGCCCGTTCGTCACCGGCGGCACCGGCGTCGTCGGCACCCGCCCGTCGCAGGAGGCGTTCGCGGCGTGCGACGCGCTCATCATCGTCGGCTCGTCGTTCCCCTACATCGAGTTCCTGCCGCAGCCCGGGCAGCCCGTGTGCGTGCAGATCGACGACCGGCCGGAGCGGATCGGCCTGCGCCACCCCGCCGACGTCGGCCTGGTGGGCGACGCCCGGACCACACTCCAGGAGCTCATCCCGATGGTCGAGCGAAACGACGACCGCAGCTTCCTCGAGGGCATGCAGGAGTCGGTCCGCGACTGGTGGGAGCTGATGGAGAACCGCGGCACCCGCGAGGAGGTGCCGATGAAGCCGCAGGTGCCGCTCTGGCACCTGCACGACCTGCTCGACGACGACGCGATCGTCTGCGGCGACTCGGGCACCGTCACCACGTGGATCGCGCGGTGGAAGCTGCGCGCCCGCCAGCGCTTCAGCTTCAGCGGCACGATGTGCTCGATGATGGCGGCGCTGCCCTACGCCATCGGCGCCCAGGCCGCGTATCCCGGCCGGCAGGTCGTCGCCTACACCGGCGACGGATCGCTGACCATGATGATGGGCGACCTCGCGACCCTGGCCCAGGAGCAGCTGCCGGTGAAGGTGATCGTGAACAAGAACTGCACCCTGGGGCTGATCAAGTGGGAGCAGCAGATCTTCCTCGGCAACCCCGAGTACGGGTGCGACTTCAACGACGTCGACTTCGTCAAGATCGCCGAGGGGTGCGGGCTGCGCGCCGTCCGGATCGACGACCCGGCCCGCTGCCGCGACCAGCTCGCCGCGGCGCTCGAGATGGACGGGCCGGCGCTGATCGAGTGCGTCACCGATCCGCACGAGCCGCCGCATCCGCCGCAGATCACGCCGGAGCAGCGCAAGCTCTTCGCCGAGGCGCTCCTGCACGGCGAGGAGCACCGGCGCCGGATCGCGCTCACCGTCGGCCGCGACATGCTGCACGAGTCCGACCTCACCGCCAGCCCCTACGGGATTCCCGGCCGGATCAAGGAGAAGGTGGGCGACCTGCTCCCGGGCGGGGACGGCGAATGA